A genome region from Geobacter pickeringii includes the following:
- a CDS encoding glycosyltransferase family 4 protein, which yields MGVTVCYDFQIFVDQLYGGISRYIYELAQRVNRADGFSSKVLAPLYKNRYLRPEDSFVRGFPLPGAPENRRIYRAVNWISSPLVDRFAGADLLHETYYQLRTIPLRRKVVVLTVHDMIHERFRALFPSNDDTVLRKKAAIRRADQIICVSESTRRDLLEYFDLPESKVAVVHHGFNPTSGGDLPAPTTVMPDRPFLLYVGDRKKHKNFEGLLRAYATSPWLSKEFALVCFGGGAFDVDELLALKKYGGREGSVVYAGCSDLILFALYRQATAYVCPSKYEGFGIPLLEAMYSGCPVACSNTGSLPEVAGDAALYFDPYDPESIREVLEYLALSESKRAELTLHGRRRAALFSWDKCATETMALYRRTLGV from the coding sequence ATGGGGGTTACGGTCTGCTATGATTTCCAGATCTTCGTGGACCAGCTCTATGGCGGGATTTCGCGGTACATCTACGAACTGGCCCAGAGGGTGAATAGAGCCGACGGATTTTCTTCGAAGGTGCTTGCCCCGCTCTATAAGAACCGCTATCTCCGTCCTGAGGATAGCTTTGTGCGAGGGTTTCCACTGCCGGGGGCGCCGGAGAACCGCCGCATATACCGGGCAGTAAATTGGATCTCCTCTCCGCTGGTGGACCGATTTGCCGGAGCTGATCTCCTGCATGAGACGTATTATCAACTTCGCACAATACCGCTGCGACGCAAGGTGGTGGTGTTGACTGTCCACGACATGATTCATGAACGGTTCCGAGCGCTTTTCCCCTCCAACGATGACACGGTTTTGAGGAAAAAAGCAGCCATACGCCGTGCTGATCAGATCATTTGTGTCTCCGAGAGCACCCGCAGGGACCTGCTCGAGTATTTCGACCTGCCGGAATCGAAGGTCGCTGTTGTTCATCACGGTTTCAATCCGACCTCGGGGGGGGATCTGCCAGCACCCACGACAGTCATGCCGGATCGGCCATTCCTGCTGTACGTGGGAGATCGGAAAAAGCATAAGAACTTTGAAGGATTGTTGCGGGCCTATGCAACATCTCCATGGCTCTCGAAAGAATTCGCTTTGGTCTGTTTCGGCGGGGGGGCGTTTGATGTGGACGAACTCTTGGCGCTGAAGAAGTATGGGGGTAGGGAGGGGAGTGTCGTTTACGCCGGCTGTAGTGATTTGATCCTCTTTGCGCTTTACCGACAGGCTACGGCGTACGTCTGTCCGTCAAAATACGAGGGATTCGGGATACCTCTGCTGGAGGCGATGTATTCAGGATGTCCCGTTGCGTGCAGCAATACAGGCTCTCTCCCCGAGGTGGCAGGTGATGCTGCCCTTTACTTTGACCCCTATGACCCGGAGTCGATCAGGGAGGTTTTAGAGTATCTGGCGTTATCGGAATCAAAACGTGCGGAACTGACTCTTCATGGGCGTAGACGTGCAGCGCTCTTTTCATGGGATAAATGCGCCACCGAAACCATGGCTTTGTACCGCCGGACCCTC